The following are encoded together in the Triticum dicoccoides isolate Atlit2015 ecotype Zavitan chromosome 6B, WEW_v2.0, whole genome shotgun sequence genome:
- the LOC119325273 gene encoding uncharacterized protein LOC119325273, giving the protein MLKALPARFLVSPEPGGRRRRPRPRSLRPISAALMTNPAYFEVGRLLGNYGFMNITSYSSSQSGGLPNDAVNQDLSLGYSPEEIERLRVQDVGEGQVKIRLYEGRVVQGPLKGTQTVFKVYPGAIAGASEANLMALNELRTHAFLQSDARDICENIQFLLGAFETATGEQWLAFRDDGRYSAADYAKITSERQLKERPNFWNPYDRAYKLELRKYFVLRLLNGAMCGLVHMHNHDRLHQSLGPSSVVLNTVAEKNGYYLLPQLRDLAFSVDIGYSSVGVGALSDGLWRRASAAGASTPLEKRAFGVADDIYGAGLLIAYMAFIPFCEAGIMDSISLQRLLENTFRLDIYAAREYCLEDDKLSEAVNFLDLGDGAGWELLQAMLNPDYRKRPIAEAVLNHRFITGALL; this is encoded by the exons ATGCTGAAGGCTCTTCCCGCGCGCTTCCTCGTCTCACCGGAGCCCGGGGGGCGGCGCCGGAGGCCTCGCCCACGATCTCTACGGCCGATTTCGGCGGCGCTGATGACCAACCCCGCGTACTTCGAGGTCGGCAGATTGTTGGGTAACTATGGCTTCATGAACATCACAAG CTATTCATCTTCTCAGTCTGGAGGGCTTCCAAACGATGCTGTTAATCAAGACCTTAGTCTTGGATATTCACCGGAAGAGATTGAGCGATTAAGAGTCCAAGATGTTGGAGAGGGACAAGTGAAAATTAG ACTTTACGAGGGAAGAGTGGTGCAAGGTCCATTGAAGGGCACACAAACTGTATTTAAG GTATACCCTGGAGCTATTGCTGGTGCTTCTGAAGCTAATTTGATGGCACTGAATGAGCTGAGGACTCATGCTTTTCTTCAG AGTGATGCAAGGGATATCTGTGAGAACATTCAGTTTCTGTTAGGAGCATTTGAGACAGCTACTGGAGAGCAG TGGCTTGCTTTCCGTGATGATGGGAGATACAGTGCTGCAGACTATGCAAAAATAACCAGTGAAAGGCAGTTGAAGGAACGGCCTAATTTTTGGAATCCCTATGATCGTGCATACAAATTGGAACTGAGGAAATATTTTGTCCTTAGGCTGCTTAATGGAGCTATGTGTGGCCTTGTCCACATGCACAATCATGATAGACTGCACCAAAGCCTTGGCCCCTCTTCTGTTGTTCTCAA CACTGTTGCAGAGAAAAATGGATACTATTTACTTCCACAGCTCCGTGATTTGGCATTTTCTGTAGATATCGG GTATTCCTCTGTTGGGGTTGGAGCGTTGTCAGATGGTCTTTGGCGTCGAGCATCTGCTGCTGGAGCATCAACTCCTTTGGAGAAGCGAGCTTTTGGAGTAGCTGATGACAT ATATGGAGCTGGGTTGCTTATTGCATACATGGCATTTATTCCGTTTTGCGAAGCAGGCATCATGGATAGCATTTCCTTGCAG AGGCTCTTGGAGAACACTTTCCGTCTCGACATTTATGCTGCAAGAGA GTATTGCCTGGAAGATGATAAATTGTCGGAAGCTGTAAACTTTCTAGATTTAGGTGATGGTGCCGGCTGGGAGTTGCTGCAG GCAATGCTTAATCCGGATTACCGTAAACGACCAATTGCTGAGGCTGTACTGAACCATAGGTTTATTACAGGGGCTCTATTGTAG
- the LOC119321749 gene encoding myb-related protein Zm1-like: MGRGRAPCCAKVGLNRGSWTPQEDMRLIAYIQKHGHANWRALPRQAGLLRCGKSCRLRWINYLRPDLRRGNFTAEEEATVIKLHALLGNKWSKIAACLPGRTDNEIKNVWNTHLKKKASEQKPGVGESKGEAADGDPDTPAPSLSSASSSMTTSDGSNGGAGEQCGTSNEPETINVPSPLELELEPVMDILDMLADEPTEAFATAAPMPTSSCSSSSLTTCAGGGGGVEELLELPDIDMDADIWSIIDDDVARLQQGDATVPCTTKEGSEWWLEDLEKELGLWGPAEESQPQAGPLDQIGYPGQLYETEGDMVMVSSCPPSRSDHEASNSE; the protein is encoded by the exons ATGGGGCGAGGCAGGGCACCGTGCTGCGCCAAGGTCGGGCTGAACAGGGGCTCCTGGACGCCGCAGGAGGACATGCGCCTCATCGCCTACATCCAGAAGCACGGGCACGCCAACTGGCGCGCCCTCCCGAGGCAGGCCGGCCTGCTGCGCTGCGGGAAGAGCTGCCGGCTCCGGTGGATCAACTACCTGCGCCCCGACCTCAGGCGCGGCAACTTCACCGCCGAGGAGGAGGCCACCGTCATCAAGCTGCACGCCTTGCTCGGCAACAA ATGGTCCAAGATCGCGGCGTGCCTGCCCGGGAGGACGGACAACGAGATCAAGAACGTCTGGAACACGCACCTGAAGAAGAAGGCGTCGGAGCAGAAGCCAGGCGTTGGCGAGAGCAAGGGCGAGGCGGCCGACGGAGACCCTGACACGCCCGCCCCTTCGTTGTCTTCGGCGTCCTCATCGATGACGACCAGCGACGGGTCCAACGGCGGCGCCGGGGAGCAGTGCGGCACGAGCAACGAGCCCGAAACGATAAACGTACCATCGCCTCTCGAGCTGGAGCTGGAGCCAGTCATGGACATCCTGGACATGCTGGCCGACGAGCCCACGGAGGCGTTCGCGACGGCGGCGCCAATGCCAACGTCTTCGTGCTCGTCGTCCTCCCTCACGACGTGcgccgggggcggcggcggtgtggaggAGCTGCTCGAGCTGCCGGACATCGACATGGACGCTGACATCTGGAGCATCATCGATGACGATGTCGCGCGCCTACAACAAGGCGATGCAACAGTGCCATGTACGACCAAGGAGGGAAGCGAGTGGTGGTTGGAGGATTTGGAGAAGGAACTCGGCCTGTGGGGCCCCGCGGAGGAATCCCAGCCCCAGGCGGGCCCACTCGACCAGATAGGCTACCCGGGCCAACTCTACGAAACGGAGGGGGACATGGTGATGGTATCCTCCTGCCCGCCGTCCAGATCCGATCATGAGGCGTCCAATTCTGAATAG